The following coding sequences are from one Candidatus Zixiibacteriota bacterium window:
- a CDS encoding 4-(cytidine 5'-diphospho)-2-C-methyl-D-erythritol kinase — MRVEAPAKINLFLQVLNRRPDGYHNINSLFQAVSLRDTLTVALADAPGVRLDVIGEDGLPAGEDNLVVRAARLMAREFGLNQGLHIVLEKRIPVAAGLGGGSSDAAATIEAINHLFGLRLAPPDRMRLGLLLGSDVPFFFTRGQALVRGRGELMEETEFPTDYGLLLVNPGFPLSTATAYAALKRNLTDSGVPFNLPCCRAVDEYVHHLGQADNDFESIHRRSHPELDEIAGELLKRGAVLARMSGSGPTVFGLFASEPEHQDLVVQRRGNWRCYAVAPITLLSQES; from the coding sequence GTGCGCGTTGAGGCACCGGCGAAGATCAACCTCTTCCTGCAAGTGCTCAACCGCCGGCCCGACGGCTACCACAACATCAACTCGCTGTTTCAGGCGGTCTCGCTGCGCGACACTCTCACGGTCGCGCTCGCCGATGCTCCGGGCGTGCGGCTGGACGTGATCGGGGAGGACGGCCTTCCCGCCGGCGAGGACAACCTGGTCGTTCGGGCCGCCCGCCTGATGGCCCGGGAGTTCGGTCTGAATCAGGGGCTTCACATAGTTCTGGAGAAACGGATTCCGGTCGCGGCCGGGCTCGGCGGCGGATCGAGCGATGCGGCTGCAACCATCGAGGCGATCAACCATCTATTTGGACTGCGGCTTGCGCCACCTGACCGGATGCGTCTGGGGCTGCTCTTGGGCTCCGATGTTCCTTTCTTCTTCACGCGCGGTCAGGCGCTTGTCCGCGGTCGGGGAGAGTTAATGGAGGAGACGGAATTTCCGACCGACTACGGGTTGCTCCTGGTCAACCCGGGGTTCCCGCTGTCCACCGCGACGGCCTATGCGGCCCTCAAAAGGAACTTGACAGATTCCGGGGTCCCGTTTAACTTGCCCTGTTGCCGGGCGGTGGATGAGTATGTCCACCACTTGGGTCAAGCAGACAACGATTTCGAATCGATTCACCGCCGGTCGCACCCGGAGTTGGACGAGATCGCCGGTGAACTGCTGAAACGCGGAGCTGTCCTGGCCCGGATGAGCGGATCGGGTCCGACCGTGTTCGGACTGTTTGCATCAGAGCCGGAACACCAGGATCTGGTTGTACAGAGACGGGGAAATTGGCGGTGTTACGCGGTTGCGCCAATCACCCTGTTGTCGCAGGAGAGCTGA
- a CDS encoding ribose-phosphate pyrophosphokinase: protein MIVREEIRLVTGNANRPLAERIAAYLGEKLTDCTVTRFSDGEVFVQINDNIRGADVFVIQSTNPPAENIMELLMLIEAARRASAMRITAVIPYYGYARADRKDRPRVAITAKLIANLITTVGADRVITMDLHASQIQGFFDLPHDHMYSSGIFNKYFRTLNLDPLVVVSPDVGSIKLARATAKALNAELAIVDKRRPRPNQAQIMNLIGNVEGKNILIRDDMVDTAGTICQAAHFLKERGARDIYAAATHGVLSGNAITRIIESPIKTMIITDSIDHSGKPLTDKFEILTCSELIGEATKRIFDEESVSSLFEDQPLVV from the coding sequence ATGATAGTTCGCGAGGAAATTCGACTGGTGACGGGCAATGCCAACCGCCCGCTCGCCGAACGCATTGCCGCCTACCTGGGCGAGAAGCTCACCGACTGCACCGTCACCCGGTTTTCCGACGGCGAGGTGTTTGTCCAGATCAACGACAACATCCGGGGCGCCGACGTGTTCGTCATTCAGTCCACCAACCCCCCGGCGGAGAACATCATGGAGCTCCTCATGCTCATCGAGGCCGCCCGCCGGGCCTCGGCCATGCGCATCACCGCCGTCATCCCCTACTACGGCTACGCCCGCGCCGACCGCAAGGACCGCCCCCGCGTCGCCATCACCGCCAAGCTTATCGCCAACCTCATCACCACCGTGGGCGCCGACCGCGTCATCACCATGGACCTCCACGCCAGCCAGATCCAGGGCTTCTTCGACCTCCCCCACGACCACATGTACTCCTCCGGCATCTTCAACAAGTACTTCCGCACCCTCAACCTCGACCCGCTGGTGGTGGTGTCCCCCGATGTCGGTTCGATCAAGCTGGCCCGCGCCACCGCCAAAGCCCTCAATGCCGAACTCGCCATCGTCGACAAGCGCCGCCCCCGCCCCAACCAGGCGCAGATCATGAACCTTATCGGCAACGTCGAGGGGAAAAACATCCTGATCCGCGACGACATGGTGGACACCGCCGGCACCATCTGCCAGGCGGCCCATTTCCTGAAAGAACGCGGCGCCCGCGACATCTACGCCGCCGCCACCCACGGTGTGCTCTCGGGCAACGCCATCACCCGCATCATCGAGTCCCCCATCAAGACCATGATCATCACCGATTCCATCGACCACAGCGGCAAGCCGCTCACCGATAAATTCGAAATCCTCACCTGCTCCGAGCTGATCGGGGAGGCCACCAAGCGCATCTTCGACGAGGAATCCGTCTCCTCTCTCTTTGAGGACCAGCCGCTCGTCGTGTGA
- a CDS encoding SpoVG family protein: MEITEVRVTLREEERLRGFANVTFDNAFVVRGMKIIQGNTGFFVAMPSRRRPNGTHQDIAHPVNAEMRLAIEERVLAAYEEELKAHARV, from the coding sequence GTGGAAATCACCGAAGTACGAGTGACGTTGCGAGAAGAGGAACGCCTCCGGGGTTTCGCCAACGTGACGTTCGACAACGCGTTCGTGGTGCGCGGGATGAAGATCATTCAGGGCAACACCGGCTTCTTCGTGGCCATGCCCTCCCGCCGGCGCCCCAACGGAACGCATCAGGACATCGCCCACCCGGTCAACGCCGAAATGCGGCTGGCGATTGAAGAACGGGTGTTGGCGGCCTATGAAGAGGAGCTGAAAGCCCACGCCAGGGTCTGA
- the acnA gene encoding aconitate hydratase AcnA: MDPFGVKGKLKAGGNSYTVYRLDKLAGQRGIDRAAIERMPYSIKVLLEAVLRNADGRVIRDEDVAAMARYDARKAAEQSHEFPFKPARVLLQDFTGVPAVVDLAALRSAMKRMGGDPKKINPLVPVDLVIDHSVMVDRYGSDDALAANMEMEFQRNAERYEFLHWGQKAFANFRVVPPATGICHQVNLEYLAKCVLVRDGEAFPDSLVGTDSHTVMINGLGVVGWGVGGIEAEAVMLGQPLYMLTPEVIGFKLTGKLAEGTTGTDLVLTVTQMLRQKGVVGKFVEFYGEALDTLPLPAKAMVANMAPEYGATMGFFPVDELTLDYLRMTGRTDGEVDLVECYCKEQGLFRAKGAAAPAFTDTLELDISQVEPSLAGPKRPQDRVALSKMKDEFQRALARPIKERGFELKPSETERQVKISDGYRAAIGHGAVVIAAITSCTNTSDPSVLLGAGLLAKKAAARGLTSKPWVKTSLAPGSRVVMDYLEKAGLIEPLKKLGFHNVGFGCTTCIGNSGPLPEAVVKAIEEGNLVVSAVLSGNRNFEGRVNPHTRANYLASPPLVVAYAIAGTTAIDLATEPIGTDEGGKPVYLRDIWPSQREIAEAMAGAISPAMFRARYGAVFTGNERWNRIQSPASELYRWDEKSTYIQEPPFFVDMKPEPGDVEPIRDARVLGIFGDSITTDHISPAGSIKADSPAGQYLLSHGVTFADFNSYGSRRGNDRVMTRGTFANIRIRNLLAPGTEGGVTIYLPANQQMSIYDAAMKYQADGTPLLVIAGKDYGMGSSRDWAAKGTSLLGIRAVLAESFERIHRSNLVGMGVLPLQFLPGEARERLGLTGHELYTIEGLSNDMKPKQRVTVKALSKNGEKRFEAVARLDTPIDVEYYRHGGILQMVLRQLARA, encoded by the coding sequence ATGGACCCGTTTGGCGTCAAAGGCAAGCTCAAAGCCGGGGGGAACAGCTACACCGTGTATCGCCTGGACAAGCTGGCCGGGCAGCGGGGAATCGACCGGGCGGCGATCGAGCGGATGCCCTACTCGATCAAGGTGCTCCTCGAAGCGGTGCTGCGCAACGCCGACGGCCGGGTGATTCGGGACGAGGATGTGGCGGCGATGGCGCGCTACGACGCCAGGAAAGCGGCCGAGCAGAGCCACGAGTTCCCCTTCAAACCGGCCCGCGTACTCCTTCAGGATTTCACCGGGGTGCCGGCGGTGGTCGACCTGGCGGCGCTGCGGTCGGCGATGAAACGGATGGGGGGGGACCCGAAGAAGATCAATCCGCTCGTGCCGGTTGATCTCGTGATCGACCATTCGGTCATGGTCGACCGGTACGGTTCGGACGACGCGCTGGCGGCCAACATGGAGATGGAATTTCAGCGCAACGCCGAGCGGTACGAGTTCCTCCACTGGGGGCAGAAGGCCTTTGCGAATTTCCGGGTGGTGCCGCCGGCGACCGGGATCTGCCACCAGGTGAATCTCGAGTACCTCGCCAAGTGCGTGCTGGTGCGCGACGGCGAGGCCTTCCCGGACAGCCTGGTCGGGACGGACAGCCACACGGTGATGATCAACGGGCTGGGGGTGGTCGGTTGGGGCGTCGGGGGGATCGAGGCGGAGGCGGTCATGCTCGGGCAGCCGCTCTATATGCTGACGCCGGAGGTGATCGGGTTCAAGCTCACGGGGAAGCTCGCGGAGGGGACGACCGGGACGGACCTCGTGCTCACGGTGACGCAGATGCTCCGGCAGAAAGGGGTGGTGGGGAAGTTTGTCGAATTCTACGGCGAGGCGCTCGACACGCTACCGCTGCCGGCAAAGGCGATGGTGGCGAACATGGCCCCCGAATACGGCGCGACGATGGGGTTTTTCCCGGTCGACGAGCTCACGCTGGACTACCTGCGCATGACCGGGCGGACCGACGGCGAGGTCGACCTGGTGGAGTGCTACTGCAAGGAGCAGGGGCTGTTCCGCGCGAAGGGAGCGGCGGCCCCCGCGTTCACGGACACGCTCGAGCTCGATATCTCGCAGGTGGAACCCTCGCTGGCCGGTCCCAAGCGGCCGCAGGACCGGGTGGCGCTGTCGAAGATGAAAGACGAATTCCAGAGAGCGCTCGCGCGGCCGATCAAAGAGCGCGGGTTCGAGCTCAAACCGAGCGAAACCGAGAGGCAGGTCAAGATCAGCGACGGGTACCGGGCCGCGATCGGGCACGGCGCGGTGGTGATCGCCGCCATCACCAGCTGCACCAACACCTCCGATCCCTCGGTGCTCCTCGGGGCGGGGCTGCTGGCGAAGAAGGCGGCCGCCCGGGGGCTGACGAGCAAACCGTGGGTGAAAACCTCGCTCGCCCCGGGGTCGCGGGTGGTGATGGATTACCTCGAGAAGGCGGGATTGATCGAGCCGCTGAAGAAGCTCGGGTTCCACAATGTCGGGTTCGGGTGCACGACCTGTATCGGCAACAGCGGGCCGCTGCCCGAAGCGGTGGTCAAAGCGATCGAGGAGGGGAACCTGGTGGTGTCGGCGGTGCTGTCGGGCAACCGGAATTTCGAGGGGCGGGTGAACCCGCACACGCGGGCCAACTACCTCGCCTCGCCCCCGCTGGTGGTGGCCTACGCGATCGCCGGAACGACCGCGATCGATCTGGCGACGGAGCCGATCGGGACCGATGAGGGCGGAAAGCCGGTGTACCTGCGGGACATCTGGCCCAGCCAGCGGGAGATCGCCGAGGCCATGGCGGGAGCGATCAGCCCGGCCATGTTCCGCGCCCGCTACGGGGCCGTGTTCACGGGCAACGAGCGGTGGAACCGGATCCAGTCGCCCGCGAGCGAGCTCTACCGGTGGGACGAGAAATCGACCTATATCCAGGAGCCGCCGTTCTTCGTCGACATGAAGCCGGAGCCGGGGGATGTCGAGCCGATCCGGGACGCGAGGGTGCTGGGGATATTCGGCGATTCGATCACCACCGACCACATCAGTCCGGCGGGGTCGATCAAGGCCGACAGCCCGGCGGGCCAATACCTCCTCTCACACGGCGTGACTTTTGCCGACTTCAATTCCTACGGCTCGCGGCGCGGCAATGACCGGGTCATGACGCGCGGCACCTTCGCCAACATCCGCATCCGCAACCTGCTCGCCCCCGGAACCGAGGGGGGCGTGACGATCTATCTCCCCGCCAACCAGCAGATGAGCATCTACGATGCGGCGATGAAGTACCAGGCGGACGGAACGCCGCTGCTGGTGATCGCCGGGAAGGACTACGGGATGGGGTCCTCGCGCGACTGGGCGGCCAAGGGGACGAGCCTGCTCGGGATCAGAGCGGTGCTCGCCGAGAGTTTCGAGCGGATCCACCGCTCCAACCTGGTCGGGATGGGCGTCCTCCCGCTCCAGTTCCTGCCGGGCGAAGCGCGCGAGAGGCTGGGGCTGACCGGCCACGAACTGTACACGATCGAGGGACTCTCGAACGACATGAAGCCGAAACAGCGGGTGACGGTGAAGGCGCTTTCGAAGAACGGCGAGAAACGGTTCGAGGCCGTCGCCCGGCTCGACACGCCGATCGATGTCGAGTACTACCGGCACGGGGGGATTTTGCAGATGGTGCTGCGGCAGCTCGCCCGGGCGTAG
- a CDS encoding 50S ribosomal protein L25/general stress protein Ctc: MKEVPIAARPRDRFGKGPARRTRMAGEIPAVVYGPEVESRTIALGEREFHATLRAGSGTTIFNLAVEGVTNRVILREVQRDPVSSRITHVDFYAISESKPLNIDIPLTFVGTPKGVKDEGGIMQITMRDIEVSCLPKNIPEVVNVDVSNLGIGDAIHVSDLTIPNVEILAESDRTVVVISAPTVIKAVAAEAAEAAVAAEGEAAPAAEGEEGAEGAKDKDKEKEKGKEKEKGKEKDKGKD; encoded by the coding sequence ATGAAAGAAGTACCTATCGCCGCCCGCCCCCGCGACCGGTTCGGGAAAGGTCCCGCCCGGCGGACCCGCATGGCCGGCGAAATCCCGGCCGTCGTCTACGGCCCCGAGGTCGAGTCCCGGACTATTGCTCTCGGCGAGCGGGAATTCCACGCCACCCTCAGGGCCGGCTCCGGAACCACCATCTTCAACCTCGCCGTCGAGGGCGTTACCAACCGGGTCATCCTGCGCGAGGTCCAGCGCGATCCGGTCAGCAGCCGGATTACCCATGTCGACTTCTACGCCATCAGCGAGTCCAAACCCCTCAACATCGATATTCCCCTGACCTTCGTCGGCACCCCCAAGGGCGTGAAAGATGAAGGCGGCATCATGCAGATCACGATGCGCGACATCGAGGTCTCCTGCCTGCCCAAGAATATCCCCGAGGTGGTCAACGTCGACGTCTCAAACCTGGGCATCGGCGACGCCATTCACGTCTCCGACCTCACTATCCCCAACGTCGAAATCCTCGCCGAATCCGATCGCACCGTCGTCGTGATCAGCGCGCCGACTGTCATCAAGGCGGTGGCGGCCGAGGCGGCGGAAGCGGCGGTGGCGGCTGAGGGCGAGGCCGCCCCGGCAGCCGAGGGAGAAGAGGGCGCCGAGGGGGCCAAGGACAAGGACAAAGAGAAGGAAAAGGGCAAGGAGAAGGAGAAGGGCAAGGAGAAGGACAAGGGAAAAGACTGA